The nucleotide sequence CGCGTCCGGCACGCCGACCTATTTGTTGATCACCGAAACGGACTTCCGCAGCCACGGATCCGCCGAAACCTGTGGCGGTTTTCCGCTGGCCGTCTTCAGCGTGCCGATCCGAATGGTTTCCGTCAGACGGTAGGGGAAGGGACGCTTCGCCGGATCGCCTTGCTTGTTCCCGTCCGGGTCGGCCAACAAGTACATGCCTTGGTAACCACTGGGAACAACGGAATCGTCCACCAGCAAACGATCGATCGCGATCGACTTGGGCATGAAGCACGGATAGCCAAAGTCGTGCGTTCCGTCGTTGCTGACGCCTAACAGTGCCGGCCACGTCCGAGATCCGGCCGCGGGAATCCAGCGGCATCGATTGATCACGACCTCGCCTTCCCAAGTGCTGCCGTAGTCACTGCGCAGATTGACCAGCGACCGACCGTGCAAGGTGGAATCTTCCACGACCAAGCGTCCGCGTCCGATCGCATTCAATCCCGCATGCCCCAGCGTGCACCCCAAGATCTCATAGCGTCCCGACACGCCCATGTGCGTGTCCATTCGTGACAACACGCAATCCTTCAGACGAATGTTTTTGCAAAAGTTGGTACCGATCACGCCCCACAGCGATCGATCCAGAATGTCATCCATCCGGCAACCGACCATCAAAAAATTGACCACCGAATTGGCCGTATAGTCGTAAGATCCCATGCTGACGGGCTGACCAGTCGATCCGATCGTTTTGTACGTCTTGTGCCCGGTGGCAAAGCAGTCGCGAAGCGTGACGTTCGCACATTCGCTGACGCTGATAAAGCCCGAATAGGGGTGACCGAATTCGCCTTCGCCTTTGATCCGGTGCTCCAAGCCGACCACTTGGGTATTGGACCGCAGAATCTTGATATTGCGTGACCAGTAGTTGTACCCGACGTCCTGCCGCATCTGATTGGCGATCGTGGTGAATCGGCCGCCACGAATCGTCAAGCGATCCTGATCCATCGGGTTGGCGACCACCCGAGTGACCGCGGAATAATCCCAGTCGATGTTGCCTTCGATCGAACCGTCACGACGCAGAATAAAACAGTCACGCTGGGCGGTTCCCGAATTCTGGTTACGTCCGCGACGACGATAACGTTTCACGTTGTTGTCGTAGACCAGCACATAGCAATCTTGTTCGGGCCGGACGTCCAAGCGTTTTTGGTCTCGCTTCAACCGCTTGATCGCAAGCTTGGCCGGCTTCAGCAGCGATCGGACTTCGAACAGTGTCTTGCGGTGGTCATCCACTTCCACGCTGTCGTCGATGATGAATTGGGACGTCCCCCAATCCGTGTTAGTTGCGATCACCGCCGTCAAAGCTTGTCGGCCCAAATGATAGGTCGCCTTGGGATTGGACCGAACGCTCAGGCCGTTTCTGTTGGCATGTTCATGCGCTTTGCAAATCGCCGGCAAGTCGTCTGCCACGCCATCGCCGACCGCACCGAACGCTTCATAAGTCACCACCTGCGAATCGGCGGCAGACGCATCGACGCCTCCACAAGCGACCACAAGGGCAAACGCGATTCCCAGACGATTCATTCGGCAACGAACAGACACAACCCAACCTTTCATTCAGTCCAACCATTTCATTCACGCCCCATCCGACCGATCCAACCGTTCGTCATATCGACGCGATCACTTCCAGACACGACGCACCATCATCGCCATCTTGCAGAAAACATTCACCACGCATTCTGTCGCATCCCAATGGCGGGGGCCCCTGGGCAATACGCCCCACGCAACGAAACCGTGGTGTTCCGGCCGGCATCAGCCCGCCGATGCGCCAGCCATTTCCCGTAATTGCTGGATCGCCTTGGCCATGGCGTTCGTGTCGATTTCGTGCACATCGACCGGGTCACCGATGTCACGCAGCATCGTGATGGTCAAACGCCCACCAAGATGCTGTCGAAATTCTTCCAAGCCTTGGAATAAACGATCGACCGGATCGATCGCCTCATCCCACAGCGGGACGCCCAACCTGCGCAGACAGTCGATGACTTTTTCGGCCGCCTGCGTGGGAAACCCGAGCACCAAAGACGAATAAAGACAGTCGATCGCGACACCGATCCCCACCGCTTCGCCGTGACGCAATCGATACTCGGTCAAGGGTTCAAGCCGATGCGCCGACCAGTGCCCAAAATCCAAAGGCCTTGCTTCCAACATCTCGAAGGGATCCCCACCCTGAGTGATGTGCCGCAGGTGGTGGACGCAAGATTCGCGAATCGCGACCCGACAAGAACGGCTGTCGCGGGCGCGAATCTGATCCGCATGATGGTGCAGCCATTCGAACCCCGCCGCGTCTTTCAACAAGCTGACTTTGACCGCTTCGGTAAACCCCGATCGGAAGTCACGGTCCGGCAAGGTCTGCAACACCGACGCATCATTGATCACCGCC is from Crateriforma conspicua and encodes:
- a CDS encoding 3-dehydroquinate synthase — translated: MPPSHSPEGHDEALDIAFAVPQTHRLRMTTDLAGPQFAVLEQLLAIDVVPGTSAKVLLWVDAEVAAAGNFPLRLSQRLSSSDAINLVAPVLEVQGGEAVKNSEVVLRQMLSQINDHDLDRRSTIIVVGGGAVLDAAGFAAAIAHRGIRLIRVPTTVLAQADSGVGVKNAINYFGKKNWIGTFAVPWAVINDASVLQTLPDRDFRSGFTEAVKVSLLKDAAGFEWLHHHADQIRARDSRSCRVAIRESCVHHLRHITQGGDPFEMLEARPLDFGHWSAHRLEPLTEYRLRHGEAVGIGVAIDCLYSSLVLGFPTQAAEKVIDCLRRLGVPLWDEAIDPVDRLFQGLEEFRQHLGGRLTITMLRDIGDPVDVHEIDTNAMAKAIQQLREMAGASAG